In Spea bombifrons isolate aSpeBom1 chromosome 12, aSpeBom1.2.pri, whole genome shotgun sequence, the following proteins share a genomic window:
- the LOC128470770 gene encoding potassium-transporting ATPase alpha chain 2-like — protein MPPQEPPDIYSISMDGKKPKAEEKKKKSIFNRKSEKKVESLKKELEIRDHTLTIQELENKYTVDVTKGLGPEDAQQRLNRDGLNKLTPPKGTPEIVKFLKLMAGGFSIVFWIGSILCFLAYGLQAGQDPTVSKDNLWLAIILIAVVVVTALFAYYQEAKSTNIMAGFKNMVPQQALVLRGGKRIEVIAEKLVTGDIVYIKGGDKIPADVRFFEIQGCKVDNSSLTGESEPQPRSTECTDENPLETKNLGFYSTTCLEGAACGIVISTGDRTVIGRIASLASQVGDQKTPIAMEIEHFVQMISGLAVGVGVVFFIISISMGYTALNAIIFCIGIVVAYVPEGLLATVTVCLSLTAKRMAKKNCLVKNLEAVETLGSTSVICSDKTGTLTQNRMTVAHMWFDNIIHNADTSEDQTGDLFDQSSPTWQSLVMIATLCNRAEFSSDQEEIPISKRQVNGDASEAALLKFTEQLLGGVMELRQRNKKVIEIPFNSSNKYQVSIHVPEDSSKNGYLLVMKGAPERILDRCDTIMIGGQEWPLDDEMKDNFQKAYLCLGSLGERVLGFCQLQLPASTYGPGYPFDVDNLNFPLSGLCFVGLISMIDPPRSSVPDAVMKCRSSGIKIIMVTGDHPITAKAIARSVGIISSGSETVEDIAERLKIPIGSVNPRDAKAIVVNGAEIADMTSDQLDNILQHHLEIVFARTSPQQKLLIVEGCQRLGSIVAVTGDGVNDSPALKKADIGVAMGIAGSDAAKHAADMILLDDNFASIVTGVEEGRLIFDNLKKSIGYTVTKNIPEMIPFMVYVIISCPLPLGTITILFIELGTDIIPSIALAYEKAENDIMTRKPRHPKKDRLVNQQLLAYSYFNIAAIESFAGFMNYFTVMAQQGFLPGTLLGLRAPWEDKNIQELEDSYGQEWTYTQRLYQEWYCYTAFFIGIVSCQMMNTVIRKTRRNTILTRNFFRNKIIFLGVLSQIVIGVFLCYCPGMDEALHFMPLRVEYWFVTIEYTILVLVYDELRKLLIRKFPGSWVDRELYY, from the exons ATGCCTCCACAG GAGCCTCCTGATATATACAGCATCAGCATGGATGGGAAAAAACCCAAAGCcgaagagaaaaagaagaaaagcatttttaatAGAAAGTCGGAGAAAAAAGTGGAAAGCCTGAAAAAAGAACTGGAGATT AGGGACCATACTTTAACCATACAGGAACTGGAAAATAAATATACGGTGGATGTTACGAAG GGTCTGGGTCCTGAGGATGCCCAGCAACGTCTTAACCGCGACGGACTCAACAAACTGACTCCTCCAAAGGGCACTCCGGAAATCGTAAAGTTCCTGAAGCTGATGGCCGGGGGCTTTTCCATTGTCTTCTGGATTGGGTCGATATTGTGCTTCCTTGCCTATGGTCTTCAGGCTGGACAGGATCCCACCGTGTCGAAGGATAAT CTATGGTTGGCAATCATCCTGATCGCGGTTGTGGTGGTGACAGCCCTTTTCGCGTATTATCAGGAAGCTAAAAGCACAAACATTATGGCCGGCTTCAAAAACATGGTCCCACAG CAAGCACTGGTTCTGCGTGGTGGGAAGCGCATTGAGGTCATTGCGGAGAAGCTGGTGACCGGAGACATTGTATACATTAAAGGGGGAGACAAAATCCCTGCCGACGTACGTTTCTTTGAGATCCAAGGCTGCAAG GTGGACAACTCATCTCTGACAGGTGAGTCGGAACCACAGCCTCGATCCACAGAATGCACCGACGAGAATCCTTTGGAGACCAAGAATCTGGGGTTCTATTCCACCACGTGCTTAGAAG GAGCCGCTTGCGGAATTGTAATCAGCACGGGAGACCGAACAGTGATCGGACGCATTGCATCGCTAGCCTCGCAAGTCGGAGATCAAAAGACACCCATCGCCATGGAGATTGAACACTTTGTACAGATGATCAGTGGCCTTGCGGTGGGAGTTGGAGTTGTCTTCTTCATCATCTCCATCTCTATGGGATACACTGCCCTTAATGCCATTATATTCTGTATTGGCATTGTAGTGGCGTACGTGCCCGAGGGATTGTTGGCCACCGTCACC GTCTGCCTCTCCCTCACCGCCAAGCGCATGGCCAAGAAGAACTGTCTTGTGAAGAACTTGGAGGCTGTGGAGACTCTTGGATCTACCTCGGTCATCTGCTCCGACAAGACCGGCACTCTAACCCAGAACCGCATGACGGTGGCGCACATGTGGTTCGATAACATCATTCACAATGCAGACACCTCTGAAGATCAAACAG GTGACTTGTTTGATCAGAGCTCCCCCACCTGGCAGTCACTGGTCATGATCGCTACATTGTGCAACCGTGCCGAATTCAGCTCAGACCAGGAGGAAATCCCCATAAGTAAG AGACAAGTCAACGGAGATGCCTCAGAAGCAGCTCTATTAAAATTTACAGAGCAGCTTTTGGGGGGCGTTATGGAGCTGAGACAACGGAACAAGAAAGTCATAGAGATCCCATTCAATTCAAGCAACAAATACCAG GTCTCCATCCATGTGCCAGAAGACTCCTCCAAGAATGGATATCTGCTGGTGATGAAGGGAGCCCCAGAGAGGATTTTGGATCGATGTGACACCATCATGATAGGGGGCCAAGAATGGCCTCTTGATGACGAAATGAAGGATAACTTTCAGAAAGCCTACTTATGCCTAGGCAGTCTTGGGGAGAGAGTTTTGG GCTTCTGCCAGCTACAGCTCCCTGCTTCCACCTATGGGCCTGGTTACCCATTCGATGTCGATAACTTGAATTTTCCACTGAGCGGGTTGTGCTTCGTGGGGCTTATCTCCATGATTGACCCACCTCGTTCCAGTGTTCCAGATGCAGTCATGAAGTGCCGTAGCTCCGGCATCAAG ATTATCATGGTCACTGGGGACCACCCGATTACTGCAAAGGCAATTGCACGGAGCGTGGGAATCATTTCAAGTGGAAGCGAAACAGTAGAAGACATCGCAGAAAGACTAAAGATTCCCATCGGAAGTGTCAACCCCAG AGATGCAAAAGCCATTGTGGTGAATGGTGCTGAGATCGCTGACATGACCTCGGATCAGTTGGACAATATCCTACAACATCATCTGGAAATAGTGTTCGCCAGGACGTCGCCGCAGCAGAAATTACTGATTGTTGAGGGATGCCAAAGGCTG GGATCAATTGTGGCTGTCACCGGAGACGGAGTCAATGACTCTCCGGCCTTGAAGAAAGCTGATATTGGAGTAGCCATGGGAATTGCTGGATCAGACGCAGCCAAACACGCAGCGGACATGATTTTGCTGGATGATAACTTTGCCTCAATCGTCACAGGCGTGGAAGAGG GTCGCCTGATATTTGATAACTTGAAGAAGTCCATTGGATACACCGTGACCAAGAACATCCCTGAAATGATCCCCTTTATGGTCTACGTTATCATCAGCTGCCCCCTACCCCTGGGCACCATCACTATCCTCTTCATAGAACTGGGCACTGATATT ATCCCCTCCATCGCTTTGGCGTATGAAAAAGCAGAGAATGACATCATGACTCGAAAACCCCGCCATCCTAAGAAAGACCGCCTGGTGAATCAGCAGTTGCTGGCGTATTCTTATTTCAACATAG CTGCCATAGAATCTTTTGCCGGCTTCATGAATTACTTCACCGTCATGGCTCAACAGGGCTTCCTTCCAGGAACCTTGTTAGGACTCCGAGCTCCTTGGGAGGACAAAAATATCCAGGAACTGGAAGACAGTTATGGACAGGAATGG ACATATACCCAGCGGTTATACCAGGAGTGGTACTGTTACACTGCCTTCTTTATCGGCATCGTCAGCTGCCAGATGATGAATACTGTGATCCGTAAGACGAGGAGGAACACGATCTTAACCCGTAATTTCTTCAG